From Alosa sapidissima isolate fAloSap1 chromosome 7, fAloSap1.pri, whole genome shotgun sequence, the proteins below share one genomic window:
- the r3hdml gene encoding R3H domain containing-like, whose translation MPAPLTRLLFAAIWWATVCMRASALPTNNTFLLSLPEAVFGLGAEREGTLQAGQGVENVPRGYGGVAVAEGGDVIVPHVRRRRAISSRDMTALLDYHNRVRSQVSPPAANMEIMVWDERLARSAESWASRCIWDHGPSHVMKHTGQNLSINSGRYRSVIDLVRSWHDERHAFSYPTGCSGAVCSHYTQMVWASTNRMGCAIHKCYNMYVFGSTWKQADFLVCNYSIKGNWVGEAPYKRGKPCSACPSSYGGSCSRNQCSGRSSRRAQSSRSTTLSRSSYSRVKKFKRWY comes from the exons ATGCCCGCCCCTCTCACACGCCTCCtctttgctgccatctggtGGGCGACCGTGTGCATGAGAGCCTCTGCGCTGCCAACAAACAACACTTTCCTGTTGAGTCTGCCGGAGGCTGTGTTTGGACTAGGTGCCGAGCGAGAGGGAACACTGCAGGCTGGTCAAGGCGTAGAGAACGTCCCACGTGGTTACGGCGGCGTTGCGGTGGCCGAGGGAGGTGATGTCATTGTGCCCCACGTGCGGCGCCGGAGGGCCATATCCAGCCGTGACATGACCGCCCTACTAGACTACCACAACCGAGTGCGTTCGCAAGTCTCCCCACCCGCAGCCAACATGGAGATCATG GTCTGGGATGAGCGGTTGGCCAGGTCGGCCGAGTCTTGGGCATCTCGCTGCATCTGGGATCACGGGCCTTCCCATGTCATGAAACACACAGGCCAGAACCTGTCAATCAACTCTGGCAG GTATCGCTCCGTCATTGATCTGGTGCGTTCCTGGCATGATGAGAGGCATGCCTTCTCCTACCCGACCGGCTGCAGCGGCGCTGTCtgctcacactacacacag ATGGTGTGGGCCAGCACCAACAGGATGGGCTGTGCCATCCACAAATGCTACAACATGTATGTATTTGGCAGCACCTGGAAACAAGCTGACTTTTTAGTCTGTAACTACTCCATAAA AGGGAACTGGGTGGGGGAGGCGCCGTACAAGCGAGGCAAGCCTTGCTCCGCCTGTCCGTCCAGCTACGGGGGGTCATGCTCTAGGAACCAGTGTTCTGGCCGCTCCTCGCGGCGCGCCCAATCATCACGCTCCACCACGTTGTCGCGCTCCTCCTACTCCAGAGTCAAAAAATTTAAGAGGTGGTACTAG